The DNA region AGATGGGCAGGGACTGGGGAATGGCGCCCCCTGGCGTTAGGCAAGGCAGCGGCCACTGATAATTCGGTTATGCCACCAGGTCCATCCCATTAGGGAGTGGAGGTATTGCCCGATACCACATAGCACAATAGTTCATGGATGGCCTGGAACCTAAGTGTTGagtaggaaagagaaaggagtggAGGGCTCCCTACTGAAGGATCCaagccgggggtggggtgggggggctcctTCTGCAGCAGCTCCTGCTGCTTTCATTCCAGCCTGGCAGGTGGGGATCTCCGAGGCCATtactccttcattcatttattaattcaacaaatatttatggagttccTGCTATGCACCCGGCGCTGTTCTAGGCACAGGGCACAGTAGTGAACAAGATTTATGGTCCCGGCCTTCAGAGGTGGCTTGACATGAAGGTCTGGAGGGAAGGTGATGGGGTGACTCTGACTCTGGGGTTTCTGGCCTGTGGGACGGCATGGCTGGGACTGCCCTTCCCTGAGCTAGGTTACGAGGAGGTCCTGTGTTGGTTTTACACTCCAGGAGCAATCTCTGACCTCTGTTACTAGATTTCCAGCCCTCTGTGTTCCTCCCTCCTGTGGTCTGAGAGCCGCAGAGAAGCCTTGCTATAATCTAGCTTGGGGACCAAGATAAGGGCCCTGGTGAGGGTGGGGGACAGTTGATTGGAGCTGAGACTGAGGCCCGGGCCTGGCATCCTAAAGGAGCTTGAGAGGTAGGTACCTTGAGGGGCAGCCCTGGGGGCAGTGGGGCAGAATGAGGTCTCCAGCTCCTGCCTGGACCACATGGTCCAGGGAGTTTGGTCAAGATGATGTAAAGGATGATCAGCTCAGCCTCAGTGACAGTGGAATTCTGGGTATGGTGATGCCAAGTGTTAAAAAACCAAAAGTCAACTAAGTAAATTGAatatctaattggctttattcaaaaATTCATGAGTAGGGCAGCATCCCACCTAGCAAGTAGAAAGGtgctctgaggagctgtacaaaatggaaggctttTACAGGCAGAAGGAGGGCGGGGCAAGAAAGTAAAGACAGTGGATTAATTTAGGCAGGGTCATCTTCCCTTAGGGGTAGGCAGGGGGTCTTAGGCAGATTACCTCACTGGTGTTGACCAGGTAATTCCAGACTAATTGGTTTAAAACACCAATCCTGGGAGAGGCTGAAACTGCAGTtaggttaggtattaagtcttggtggggcttagcacaagtgactccattttgggcctgttgttTCTTTCTAACAACTCTCCCCCTTTGATCAAACTCTCAACATAACTGAGAGATGTGATCAAAATTTTAAGTGTTAGTACCACTCACCTACTGCTCTATGGTTCTCAGTTTTTGGTGATGCTGCTTTGTTGCTGAATCTGTGTAGTATTCACAGGTTGCACAGACTTCAGACTCACAATTTTTTAGTCAATCattctctttgttccttttttgagGTCCAGTCTTAGGGAGATTTGTTTGGTGATTAGCAGCTGTAAATATTCCTTTAAAGCTTTAGAGAGAATGAAATGCACCAGAGATATTATTATAACTATAAGCGGGATAATTCCCAATGTTAAGAGTGCACTTGGGAGCCATGGGTCTCCAAGACCCAAACCAGTCAAAATCAAATTAATCAAAGAAAGACCCCATTGAAGGAGTCACCTTTTTAAGCCAAATCGTTTGCTCAGTGATCTTATGTAATTGAGTTTCAGCTTCCCCAGAAGCATTCATTCTAGGTACAGCAGGTGGTGTTGGCCACAGAACAGCTCAGCTAAAAGATAATCCTGTTATAAAGAACAACTTTGGCCAGAGAGTCTAAGGATCTTTGCTGGGTAGCTAGTGTCTTAGCAACGGAATCGGCAATGTTTTAAGAGTTAAGGAGAGGGTTTCTGATCATACTCCCATTGGATTTACTCCTAAGCCAGGGGTCATTCAGGTTTTTAGTGCATATGGGGTTAGAATCTTCTAGCCTGAAATAAAAAATTGTTCTAAATTCCAGAGCTTACACCCCCTAGCAATGGCCTGGGAGATATGGGTGATGACATTATCTTTCCAGGCCAATGCCAGggtaaaggagaggaagaagagagagtttCATGTTTAGTTAAAGTATAAAATCTTGATCCAGTGTCCTGAGTGGAAACAGTCTACTTTGATCTTAGCTACTTTTCTTCCTAGCCAATTTGATTTCGATGTCTCCAGTGTTTGCACAGCACCCACcaatttttgcaactttttggCTTCTGACATTCCTGTTAGCAATAGTCTTTACTGGACCCAGTCCAGCTCAAGTTGGACCCAATCCAACTCCAGCTGGTAACCACCAATTCCTGGGGAACTTTGGACTGGGGGAAAGCATTGAACCAGCAGACCTCAGCAAATGAAGAGGGCAGCCTGAATCCAAACAAATGGGGAACTACTGTAGCCATGGCAGTTCCCAATGTGGAATGTGGGGAAAGATTCCAAACAAATGGGAAACTGCAGACTAAACCACCAGCAGTTCCCAACATGGAATCTGGGGACAGAATCAAGGGCTGGGGTTTCCAAACAAATGGGGAGCTACCTGGAAAGCCAATTAGACCAGGAGCTTGACGCAAAGAGAGCAGAGCTCGCAGCCATGAGGAACTTCCCCTGGCTTCAGAAATGGTGAGAAAGACAATGAACTAACAAAGGGGTGTGCGGGTACCACACTTGTCTTTCTCATTGTCCCCAAAAGCCATCAGAAGTTCACTTTGGATCCCACTACTGCCACCAAATCTGTTAAAAgccaaaattcaactgagtacatctgaagatctaattggctttattcaataaTTCATGAACAgtcagcatcccatctagcaagtaGAAAAGtgctctgaggagctgtacaaaatggaaggcttttataggcagaaggaggGCAGGACAAGGAAATTAAGAAGGTGGATTATTTCGAGCCAGGTCACCTTCCCATAGAGGAAGGCAGGGGGTCTTAGGCAGATTACCTCATTAGTGCTGACCAGGAAATTCCAGATGGATTGGCttaaaattccactcctggggGCTGAAATTGCAATTAGGTTAAATATTAAGTCCTGGAGGGacttagcacaagtgactccatttggagcctgttgtttctttttaacagGGGTCATGGTGGGGGGCAAGCCaaagaggggaggagagacaggatgGAAAACAAATTGCAAATGCTAGTTTCAGCCCCCATCATCTGACTCCCAGCAATCGGGCTCTTCCCAAAACCTGCTCCTCCTCCAACCCCCACCTTAGTGGGCAGTACCTCCATCTACCCTTTGCCCAAGCCTTCTGAGGAGGAACCCCTGACCCCTGCCTTGCTTTACCTTTCTTTCCTCAAACTTCTATTGGGAAACAATTCCCCCCAGGTCTCCTGTGTTTCTGCAGGGGAGATGGTTGCTTTTTGTTCTGGGTGATCTTTTCCAGCATGCCTTGGAATATGTAACTTCTTCTCAAAGCACAGGCGTGGTCCAACATGATAAAGATAATGTCTCTCTCAGGAGCAAAGGGCAGGCTTGCTTATTGCCCATCAGAAAAGATTGGGGTTCCCTAAGCTCAgggtttctcttctgtaattcaCCCATTCAGTGTACAGGTACCATCTGCCCCTTTTCATGTCATTTGGATTTGGGActcaaagagccaaagcaaaatACTTATACTCCAGTTTACTGCTAGTGCTGTAATACATTGTCCATCCTCTCTGACCCATGAGTCTTGTGCCTTCTACCAGCATCCAAGAAACCCCAGCAGGCCGACTGGTAGCTTGTAGCTAGGGTACCATCTTGGACCTCTCACCATTCTTGACAGCTTCTAACTCTGTCAGTTCCACCTTCCACACGTTTCTGGCATCTGTCCACTTCAGCCCCCGTCCTGGCTGCCATCATCTCGTGCCTGGAGGGCTTATTGTTGTGGGTTCCTATCAgatctccccctttccccccaaGAGCCCTTCTCTGCCCTAGTCTAGCCTCCTCATGCAGCTGGAGGGACTGTTGTAAAGTCCCCGCTGATGTCCAGTGCCTTGCTGCCTTGGCTCTTCGATGGCtcctatcattctttttttttttttttttttctttttgcggtatgcgggcctctcactgttgtggcctctcccgttgcggagcacaggctccggatgcgcaggcccagcggccatggctcacgggcccagccgctccgcggcatatgggatcctcccagatcggggcacgaacccgtatcccctgcatcggcaggcggactctcaaccactgcgccaccagggaggcccggctccTATCATTTGATGGAATATTCTATGACCCATGTGGTCCTTGCTGACCTCACCATCTACCTCGTGTTCCTCCCCACCTCCTACTTTATGCTCTAGTAATACTGAATTGTTGGaatcatgctgttccctctgcccagacCATCCTTCATACTTTCTTCTCTggaaaactcctactcatccttcaaaactTATTTCAAGGTGGCCTTTCTGAAGCCTCAGCGACCCCTCAGGGACATAGTGTTGGAGACATAGAGGGTGGGTAGGGGAGGGGCAAGGGCAGAGGACAGAGTGGAGGGACTTTGCACGCTCTACCCTCTGGACCCCTGCTGTTGCCCCGTGGGGAGGAAACAAATGGGTGAACAGGATTTGCCCTGGGCAAAGGTTGTCTTTGACCTTCCAGGGACTTATTATGGCAGGTTGCCATGTACAACTGGGCGGGTCGTATCCTGCACAAGGGTCCTGGCCGAGGAGGGTAGTGAGACTGAAATCGCGCTGTGTGCCAGGGCAGAGGGGCCCTTCGCTCACGGTGCCCTGCACTCACAGGACCCTGCCACCAGAGGGcgtctttaaaaattttctaaaaggTGTGAGAGCCTCATCTTGCAGCATCTTGGGGCATCTGCTGGGACCCAGACAGGAAAACAATGCAGGAAACGCTGTGATCAAGTTTCTGGATTCTCCCAGATTTCTAAGCCTTTGACTCTGATTCATGGCTCCAGAAACCTCTCTGAGATGCTCCAGGCAGCCTGTGGCCCTGAGGGGTTTCACTCAGCCAAGTGCCCCCTTTCCCTCTGAGAATGCCTCTCTCCAGGATCCTCTGAGGCCTTTTGTGGGcacattttctctctcctgccctcctctAACTGAATCTCAGAACCCACTGACACATCACTAACATCGTAGAATAAAGGTCACAGCTGCACTTCTCTGCTTCTGTGACTGGGGACCAACCTTTAGCAAAATGCAAGAAGGATGGATGGGGGGAAGGGTTAGGTAGGAGATTTCAGATTTGGGTGGCTGAGGCTTCCATCTGCCTCCAAACATTTTGTCACCTGAGGCCCTGGGGGTGAAGATTTCTATATCCCAGGCCTTTGCTCCTTCGGGATTTGGAAGGACGTGGGAAGGCACAGCGCTCTCACGCTGCCTTGGCCGCCCGTGCTGGGTGGACGGGAGGTTCGTGGAGTTGATGTCCACGGGAGCAGTCTCCAGTTAGGAAGTCGACAGGATGTGGAAGACAAATATCCCAGTTTCCGTTCAGCAATGGGACGGGAGGCAAGTAAAGGACAGCCTTTTGCAGCAGCTGGGTCCCCATGGTAACTTGACCCCCACCCTGCAGTATCTGAGAGGTCACCCTGCCTCTCCCACCCGGAGGAGGGGTAGGAGGGACAGACATGGGGCTGTCCCTCCGGTCAGATCCAGCCTCTTGGGGACTCTGCTGGTGGTGGTGAAGCTCTCCACACTGGTGAGTGgggtttggggggcagggggcgagGGCCACCTCAGAGCTGCTGGACTCCGCAGGTGAAACAAGGTGGCTGCCTCCCTCCCGGAGTAATCCGACAGTTCTCAGAAGCCCCACCTGCAAGCCACAGTGCTGGAATTTTCTCTACAGAGGGTCACTCCTGTGGGTTAAGTTTGCCCTTCCCATCTGTCTTTTTCAAACTTGCAAATGCTTACCATTGGGGTCATGTCTCCAAATCACAACTCCTCAGTGGGCTGAGTTATCAGAAAAAGGTCCCCTGAGTCTGCTCCTGTGGCAGAGAAAGGGGCGATTACACGGGGCAGTAGAAAGACACACATGGTTGGATTGGAATCTCAGCTACTCTACTctttagctgtgtgacttagggCAAATTgctccacctctctgagcctctctttcGTCTCCTGTAGCCTATCTTATAGGATCATGTGGGATAtaacaggtttctctccttcctggTTTATACCTCGCGAGCTGAGGGGTGGAGGTGCAGCTCCTGTTTCCTGTTTCCATCTTAATTCCTCTCCTAGCTGGACCCCTGGACCTCCTTCCTTTTTCAGCATTGCTCCACCCCCTTGGCTCTGCTGATCCCGCCCACCGTGGGGCACACAGCCAACCCCGGGGGGCTGCCTTCCACACTGTCCCCTAGGGCTCCAGATGGTCCTCTGGACCGGAGCATGTGGGGTCCGGATTGGTGGGTTGGCGATGCTTCGGGGCTAGAGGCTTTAGGGCTCTGATGAGGGGCTGTTCAGCTCCAGGACTCAAGTGAGTCTCATTTCCAGCCTCTTTCCCCATCCAGGCCCACTCTTTCTCCCAGTGGATGGGAGGCATCACATCCACTTTGTCACCCAGGACAGGAATCTGGACATCTTCTTGggttcccccccccacccctcacagTAGGTCAGTCATTCATTCTGTCACTGTCGCTGTGCCTCACACCTGTCTACCCCTAATGGCACTGCCTCTGTCATGACACCAAGAGGCAACTGATAAGAAGGAATCCCAGGTGCTTGGGAGAAGGAAAtgctctgggttcaaatcctgcagGATTAGAGGGCTGAGGGCGATCGTCATTCCttatataatgatgatgatgatgatgatgacagtaatAAGTCAACCTCCTTCAGTCTGGAGGTTTGTAAATAACCATTTAAACCCAAAGGAAAGGGAATCCCTctgtggtccagttgttaggactcagcgctttcactgccatcagcctgggttccatccctggtcagggaactacgctttcactgccatcagcctgggttccatccctggtcagggaactaagatcctgcaagccgtctAGTGCTACAAAACCAAAatgcaaaacacaaaacaaacaaacaaacaaaaacaacccaaaggaaagaaaatcaaatatgaTATGAAACACCTCTAAAGCCCCCTCCTGAGAATGGAGCCCTTCCAAGTGACGGATAAAGATCATTCTTTGGGGGGGGAATTGAGGGGGGAGGGCCTGGCCCAGGGCGGCCTGGCATCCCCACCCCCACAATAAAACTTGGGACAGGGAGGGCTCCTGCCCCAGGTGAGTGGCAACGGGTGGTGGTCGTCTCCTCCTCCTGCAGCTGGCCCAGAACCGGGCCCACCTCTGCAATTTCCTGCCCCTCAAGACCACCCTCTTTAACCACTGGCTGTCAGGGCTGACCCAGGAGGCCCAGGAGTCCCACCCACACCCCAAGATCTCAGCCTGCCCCGTGGGCCGGGTTCTACAGGCTGGGCTGACACTGATAGAAGTCCCTGTGTGGCTGGTGTGTCAGGCGCCCAGGCTGGTGTGGACAGGCGTGCTGGGCTGTGCCCGGGCCTCGGGCCTGGCCCCAAAGCGGCTGGGTGcctgggagcagctgggcctcTCTGCGGCCACCTGGACAGACCTGCTCTTGTCATATCTGCACAGCCTGATGCTGGCTGCCGGGCTGCTACTACTGCTGACCTGGAGACTGCCAGAAAGCCCACTGTTGCAGCCTGGGCCGGCTGCCCAGGaaggtgggtggggtgggtgtggggcagGCTGGGGAGGGCAGGCCTGGGGCACTGGGCCTGGGCTGGTGGGGTGTGGAGGCTGGCAGCAGGTAGTACAGCGTGTGAGCTCCTGGCCATCACCTGCCCATCCACCTGTCCCCTCCAGGCTCTGCTGGAGAACCGCGTGGTGCTGGGGACACCGGCGCCGCTGAAGCGTCTGCACTGCAGTGTGGAGAGCATGGCAGCAGTCACCTCCCGGCACCTGGCCTACCTTGTCACCTGGACCACCTGCCTCGCCTCCCACCTGCTGCAGGCTGCCTTTGAGCACACAGCCCAGCTGGACCAGGCCCAGGAGGCTGAGCCCCAGAAGGCCTCGGGGCTCTTGTGTGAGTCCCCGCTCcctgagcccccagcccccgAGGCTGGGCCAGTTCTGCCAGAGCCTGGAGCTCCTGTAGAATAAATGTGTCCCCATCTGCCTCTCCTGTCTGATCTGGCCTAGGATCTCACTCTCTGTCCCTCTTCCGTACTgggctgggtgtgtgtgtgtatgtgtgtgcgtgtgcactcGGGCGTGTGTGTGGGTGCATGCGTGTCCTAGGGCCGCCTCTGGGAAGGAAATTACCTCCTGTGAGCACCTGATATGTGCCAGGTAACCCTTGCAGACACTTTCCACACATAATTTTGTTTAAACCACTTACCAGCACAGGcatccagatgagaaaactgagcctcagaagGTTGAACCTTCCCAAGGTCCCAGAGTAAGTCAGGGGAAGAGCCAGCCCTGGACCCTAGGTGTGTTTATTTCCTAGAACCCCTAACTTTATCAAGGTCCATGTCCCTGCTTCTCAAGACTTGGTGCCCAAGGCTTTAGGGATGATGGGTAGTTAGAGACTCTGGCCTCTGGGGGGTGCCAGGCCCTCACATTTCAGAGATTTAGAAAATTCCTTTGAGGAGAAGTTACTCCTGGGCCAGTCTGCAACTAGCCCATGCATCCACTCACACACTTGGCCACTCATTTtcccacctatccatccatccatccatccatccatccatccatccatccatccacccatccacccatccatccatccatccatccatccatccatccatccatccatccatccatccatccatctatccatccatacacccacccacacacctacccatccatccacccactcacccaCAAATCCATCCGCAGATCCATCTCCTCCAGGGAGGGGGAAACACCCGATATCTCAGCACTCAGCCCTAGCTGCTCAGGTGCCACTGAAGGGGTGCTGATGTAGCCAATGCAAGCTCAGGCTGCAGTGGGTCAGATCCTCCTGACGGCACTCTTAGGTGAGTGATtctgtgaggggaggggagggacggTTTCTTGGGAGTTAGTGATCACCGCTTACTCATTCCCAAGCCTGACGGCGGTGTGAGTGTGGGAAAACATTCTAGAGAGCTCTGCCCTGCTTTCTCCTTCTCCATTCTGGTTCCCAGGGAAGCTAGGGCTGGATTCCTGCCCTGCCTCTCAAGTAAACCTGCAGATGGCCCAGGGTGGGTGTGGGGTGAACTTCCAGGCCCTTCTTCTGAGTCTAAGGGGGCAGGCCCGGCCTGCCCCTGTGGGGAGACTCTGAAGGGCTCCCAGCTGGCCGACCAGGCAGAACACCTGCTGGGGAAGGTCCTGCAAGGTCCTGGTGAAGGGATCAACACAACTGGGACTCCAGAACCCACACACAGCATGCGGGGAAAGCTGAGGGCAGAAGTGTGTGACATTGGCCCACTGCTGCAGGTGGGGACTGGGGGGATGGGAAGGAGGCCCCAGAGCAGGCCTGTGGAGCTGAATGGCCTTTGAGCTGCCAGGGACCAAGACGGTGTTTGACAGGGCTgtggcttgggggtggggtggggggcgggggagctgGGAGGCAGGGAGCAGGTGGAGAGGGACCTCAAAGGCCAAGAATGGAGGGAGGTGGCAAGTACCTGTGCCAGCGGGGGAGAGAGGACAAGATCCAGCATGGAGCTGGGGACCAGTGACGAGGCTCGTGTAGCCCTTGGCAGTGGACGGGGGTGGAGGGTcatggggggtgaggggaggggggtatgtttttcttctactaaaaaaagttgttgttgttgttttaattacctGAAGTACAGAGGTGTTAAGGTAAAACTGTTGCTTTTTCTCTGGTTCTAAACTTCTGAGAAACAGAGTCAACTGtgtgtggaatatctttccaGTCACAATATAGGTGCAAACCTGCGTGCATGCACACAATGCACCTATAGATCGTACTGATAGGGATCCAGTCACACTATACATATCGTTAGgcctcccctctgggcctcagtttccatgtcTGTGCAATGTCGGTGACCTGGTGATCCCCGATGAGACAGCCAGCGTTCAGGGGACCTCAGTATCCTGGACGCCCCCGCCGGGAGTTAGTTGGTCGCCAGCTGGACAGGAGGGGCCGGGCTGTGCAGCTCCGTTGGACTCTTACATGAGTTGAGATCTGGCTGCATGAAGCTTACACTTCCAGGCCCTGAACGTAAGTCCTCCCGGGCCTTCCAGGGGCCCTGGCATCACGGGGTCAGGGCttgggaagaggggaggaaggtGTGAATTTGCCCTTGGCTTTTCCTCACAGGCAGTGGGAAGATCAGAGGCCTCTTGGGGTCAAGCAGCCTCAGGTTTGAATCCTGGACCCACCACCTcctgtctgtgtgaccttgggcaagtccttaACCAcgagagcctcagtttccccacctgggaGCAGGTACAACCATAGC from Mesoplodon densirostris isolate mMesDen1 chromosome 16, mMesDen1 primary haplotype, whole genome shotgun sequence includes:
- the TMEM270 gene encoding LOW QUALITY PROTEIN: transmembrane protein 270 (The sequence of the model RefSeq protein was modified relative to this genomic sequence to represent the inferred CDS: inserted 2 bases in 1 codon) — translated: MATPESSLEVEEALSGVLLTNQGVQDVQRPRVAGGGGEARVILWPEGVDNGEGMTGQDLATPTGMSSGGRHDFQGIRFSNKEFTSGLGQGSGHGSGEAGAEAQPRQDGTCTGRAPRNDSRLLSQAEKGQNQRRKTLHQFAQRARVRRAPAPLVFAAPVRSRRRPAPSGSASESPWDCEEVEGGLPACLGLCPGPGRKISAEMGRDWGMAPPGYLRGHPASPTRRRGRRDRHGAVPPVRSSLLGTLLVVVKLSTLLAQNRAHLCNFLPLKTTLFNHWLSGLTQEAQESHPHPKISACPVGRVLQAGLTLIEVPVWLVCQAPRLVWTGVLGCARASGLAPKRLGAWEQLGLSAATWTDLLLSYLHSLMLAAGLLLLLTWRLXQKAHCCSLGRLPRKALLENRVVLGTPAPLKRLHCSVESMAAVTSRHLAYLVTWTTCLASHLLQAAFEHTAQLDQAQEAEPQKASGLLCESPLPEPPAPEAGPVLPEPGAPVE